One window of the Candidatus Polarisedimenticolia bacterium genome contains the following:
- a CDS encoding lysophospholipid acyltransferase family protein, giving the protein MLNLVRISLIVLVTAIAGSLGILSCLVLPSGDGVLALARVWARLVLGLCGVRVVVEGRDKIRPPGPYVFLSNHQSQFDIPAAVLAIPIQFRILAKQELFHIPIFGWALRLSGFVAIDRRNRDKAIASLDRAAERIRRGRSLLIFAEGTRSPDGRLLPFKKGAFVLAIQAGVPVVPLAIRGSRAVLPKGSLSIRPGIITVVVGDPIDPRPFSVDQKEALMTRVRSALEAALGAGTAA; this is encoded by the coding sequence ATGCTCAATCTCGTCCGCATTTCTCTGATCGTTCTGGTCACGGCCATCGCGGGATCGCTCGGGATATTGAGCTGCCTCGTGCTCCCTAGCGGGGACGGCGTGCTGGCCCTGGCGAGAGTGTGGGCGCGGCTCGTGCTGGGACTTTGCGGCGTGCGGGTCGTCGTCGAGGGACGCGACAAGATTCGCCCGCCGGGACCTTACGTCTTCTTGTCGAACCATCAGAGCCAGTTCGACATCCCGGCTGCAGTGCTCGCCATCCCCATCCAGTTCCGGATCCTCGCGAAGCAGGAGCTGTTCCACATCCCTATTTTCGGGTGGGCGCTTCGGCTGTCGGGATTCGTCGCGATCGATCGGCGCAACCGGGACAAGGCGATCGCCAGCCTGGACCGGGCGGCCGAGAGAATCCGGCGCGGGCGATCCCTGCTGATCTTCGCGGAGGGAACCCGCTCTCCCGACGGCAGACTCCTGCCTTTCAAGAAGGGGGCGTTCGTGCTCGCCATCCAGGCCGGTGTGCCGGTCGTTCCCCTGGCCATCCGGGGCAGCCGCGCGGTGCTTCCGAAAGGCAGTCTGTCCATCCGTCCCGGGATCATCACGGTGGTGGTGGGCGATCCGATCGATCCCCGGCCGTTCAGCGTGGATCAGAAGGAAGCTCTGATGACGCGGGTTCGATCGGCGCTGGAGGCCGCGCTGGGGGCCGGCACGGCGGCCTAG
- a CDS encoding UbiA prenyltransferase family protein has product MTAGGTRHEGLRPYVELARIDHWFKNIFIVPGIAAALLLEPSTRNPSNAFGTFIAILSACLVASSNYVLNEILDAGTDRHHPSKKNRPVVAGRVRLPFAYAEWALLGAAGLLLGALVSTPLLVSLLALWTMGLIYNVPPIRTKEVLYLDVLSEAINNPIRLLLGWYAVGGSVLPPSSFLLAYWLIGAYLMAAKRFAEYRSIGDPERAARYRSSFRYYTEERLATAMMAYASGFMFFVGVILVKYHVEYIIACPLLMIYLGYYTHLAYQEESVAQNPEKLYRDPLLMFLTILIVVTISVLSVLHLPSLERWLGIAVRGW; this is encoded by the coding sequence ATGACGGCCGGCGGAACCAGGCACGAAGGACTTCGCCCGTACGTCGAGCTGGCACGGATCGATCATTGGTTCAAGAACATCTTCATCGTGCCCGGGATCGCCGCCGCGCTGCTCCTGGAGCCCTCGACCCGGAACCCCTCGAACGCCTTCGGCACCTTCATCGCGATTCTGTCCGCCTGTCTGGTGGCTTCCAGCAATTACGTGCTCAACGAAATTCTCGACGCGGGAACCGACCGCCATCACCCTTCCAAGAAGAATCGACCCGTCGTCGCCGGAAGGGTCCGTCTGCCTTTCGCGTACGCCGAGTGGGCCCTGCTTGGCGCCGCGGGGCTGCTGTTGGGCGCGCTCGTCTCCACGCCTCTCCTCGTTTCTCTCCTCGCCCTCTGGACCATGGGACTGATCTACAACGTTCCCCCAATCCGCACGAAGGAGGTGCTGTATCTCGACGTTCTCTCGGAGGCGATCAACAACCCGATCCGCCTCCTGCTGGGGTGGTATGCCGTCGGCGGGTCCGTCTTGCCGCCCTCTTCCTTCCTCCTGGCCTACTGGCTCATCGGCGCCTATCTCATGGCTGCCAAGCGCTTCGCGGAGTACCGCTCCATCGGCGACCCGGAGCGCGCGGCGCGCTATCGCTCCTCGTTCCGCTACTACACCGAGGAGCGCCTGGCCACGGCCATGATGGCCTACGCTTCGGGCTTCATGTTTTTCGTAGGGGTAATCCTGGTGAAGTACCATGTCGAGTACATCATAGCCTGTCCTCTGCTGATGATTTACCTGGGGTACTACACGCATCTGGCCTACCAGGAGGAGAGCGTCGCGCAGAACCCCGAGAAGCTCTATCGCGACCCGCTGCTGATGTTCCTGACGATCCTGATCGTCGTGACGATATCCGTCCTTTCGGTGCTGCACCTTCCCTCACTGGAAAGATGGCTCGGGATCGCGGTGCGCGGATGGTAG
- a CDS encoding hydantoinase/oxoprolinase family protein, with product MASKPHPMLRVGVDTGGTFTDLVVAARRGPVAVLKVRSTPEDPSRAVLQGLAALGLERSSIRVVHGTTVATNALLQRRGGRVALVTTAGFEDVLALGRQNRPLLFRLDPPAREPLLADRFRLGVAERCGPRGEVLRRLKPASLRRLRARLRRLNVESVAVCLLHAYANPRHEREVARALRGSGWHLSLSHRVAGEFREYERTCTTVANALLVPPMEAYLGTLRRRLGSRRLRIMSSSGGWIPAWRAAAQPVRTVLSGPAGGIVAAMSAGRACGIDRLITLDVGGTSTDISVCEGREPRIQGTVLERIPLRIPSLDIQSIGAGGGSQARVDAGGALRVGPESAGADPGPACYSRGGTEATVTDALFFLGRLPEEGLLGGEIPLDRAAAERSLRRIGQRLGVSARAAAHGILQVANAALETAVRRISAGRGHHPARFALLAFGGAGGLLACPLASALGIERIVIPRDPGAFSAFGLCSSPPIWEVSRTVIGRAAGLEARELRRWLGPLEEEAVAALVRDGHPASSLRLEREADLRYRGQSHELSVPVRADLREAFHRAHGERFGYDRRDDDVELVNLRVRALAPAPRLATARSSHPRSPASARRVAPEAGPLRRSGALPRHRREDLPAGRRLHGPALITEYSATTYLAPDYWLEVDRMGLLHLRRRAARP from the coding sequence ATGGCCTCGAAACCGCACCCGATGCTCCGCGTGGGCGTCGATACCGGCGGAACCTTCACCGATCTCGTGGTGGCGGCGCGACGCGGCCCGGTCGCGGTGCTCAAGGTGAGGTCCACGCCGGAAGACCCGTCGCGCGCCGTGCTGCAGGGGCTCGCGGCCCTGGGCCTGGAGCGCTCGTCGATCCGGGTGGTGCATGGGACCACCGTGGCGACCAACGCGCTCCTTCAAAGGCGCGGCGGGAGAGTCGCGCTGGTCACGACCGCGGGATTCGAAGACGTCCTGGCGCTGGGCCGCCAGAACCGGCCGCTCCTGTTCCGCCTGGATCCTCCGGCGCGGGAGCCCCTGCTCGCCGATCGCTTTCGCCTCGGGGTCGCGGAGCGCTGCGGTCCGCGAGGAGAAGTCCTGCGGCGGCTGAAACCGGCTTCTCTGCGGCGTCTCCGCGCCCGGCTCCGACGCCTGAACGTGGAGTCGGTCGCCGTCTGCCTGCTCCATGCCTACGCCAATCCCCGGCACGAAAGGGAGGTGGCGCGCGCGCTGCGCGGCTCGGGCTGGCATCTGTCGCTGTCCCATCGGGTGGCGGGCGAGTTCCGCGAATATGAGCGCACTTGCACGACGGTGGCCAACGCCCTGCTCGTCCCGCCGATGGAGGCCTACCTGGGGACTCTCCGCCGACGCCTGGGGAGCCGGCGCCTGCGGATCATGTCGAGCAGCGGCGGATGGATTCCGGCCTGGCGCGCGGCCGCGCAACCCGTCCGGACCGTTCTCTCGGGTCCCGCCGGCGGCATCGTCGCCGCCATGAGCGCGGGCCGCGCCTGCGGAATCGATCGCCTGATCACGCTCGACGTGGGCGGAACTTCGACCGACATCTCGGTGTGCGAGGGGCGGGAGCCCCGGATTCAGGGCACCGTGCTTGAACGGATTCCCCTGAGGATTCCCAGCCTCGATATTCAGAGCATCGGAGCGGGCGGCGGCTCCCAGGCGCGGGTGGACGCGGGAGGGGCGCTGCGCGTCGGTCCCGAGAGCGCCGGAGCCGATCCCGGGCCGGCCTGCTACAGTCGCGGCGGGACGGAGGCGACCGTGACCGACGCCCTTTTCTTCCTGGGCCGCCTGCCCGAGGAGGGGCTGTTGGGAGGCGAAATCCCCCTGGATCGGGCGGCGGCCGAGCGGTCGCTCCGTCGGATTGGCCAGCGCCTGGGCGTTTCGGCGCGCGCGGCGGCGCATGGCATCCTGCAGGTCGCCAACGCCGCCCTCGAAACGGCGGTCCGGAGAATCTCCGCGGGCCGGGGCCATCACCCCGCGCGCTTCGCGCTGCTGGCTTTCGGAGGCGCCGGCGGGCTGCTGGCCTGCCCGCTGGCGTCGGCGCTGGGAATTGAGCGCATCGTCATTCCTCGCGATCCGGGTGCTTTCTCGGCGTTCGGCCTGTGCTCCAGCCCACCGATTTGGGAAGTCTCGCGCACCGTCATCGGCCGGGCTGCCGGTCTCGAAGCGCGAGAGCTGAGGCGCTGGCTCGGACCGTTGGAAGAGGAAGCGGTGGCAGCCCTCGTGCGGGACGGACACCCGGCCTCCTCTCTGCGCCTCGAACGGGAAGCGGACCTGCGATACCGCGGCCAATCCCATGAGCTGAGCGTTCCGGTCAGGGCTGATCTGAGAGAGGCTTTCCATCGGGCGCACGGCGAGCGCTTCGGATACGACCGCCGGGACGACGACGTGGAACTGGTCAACCTGCGGGTGCGGGCCTTGGCACCGGCCCCTCGGCTCGCGACGGCCCGCTCGTCCCACCCGCGGTCCCCGGCATCGGCACGGCGCGTTGCCCCGGAGGCCGGTCCGCTGCGAAGATCCGGAGCGCTGCCGCGTCATCGCCGTGAGGATCTCCCCGCGGGGCGCCGTCTTCACGGGCCGGCTCTCATCACCGAGTACAGCGCGACCACGTATCTGGCTCCGGATTACTGGCTGGAGGTGGATCGAATGGGCCTCCTCCACCTGCGCCGCCGGGCTGCAAGACCATGA
- a CDS encoding hydantoinase B/oxoprolinase family protein, with product MTRRGRRESPERIELEIARHLFASVTEEMGQVLMRSAFSSNIKERRDYSCALFDRRGRAIAMGDHMPVHLGAMPSAVAEVLRSSPPRAGEMVAVNDPFRGGTHLPDLTLVAPYPLDASRPRFYVANRAHHSDVGGMSPGSMPAGAREIFQEGVIVPPIRLVKRGRLDPDLLAMFLANVRTPREREGDLRAQLASNRAGALRLAEMEEREGTRRVNRWAAAQIRYAARLVVAFLRRIPDGTYRASEWLEGDGVSQRPIRLKVALSARAGRIRFDFAGTDPETAGNVNAVESITRSAVYYVLRCLVPEEIPFNAGCFEAVEVRIPPGTVLSARRPAAVAGGNVETSQRAVDLLLAALAQALPGRIPAQSCGTMTNLTLGGRDPANGSPFTYYETIAGGMGASKSSPGMSGVHTHMTNSLNTPIEAMEQEYPLQVVTYRVRRGSGGAGKRRGGDGVVREIRFLAAGRGALLAERHRIPPKGSAGGRPGKPGGAWRIGGRSRRLGSKVSFELRPGESIRVETPGGGGWGRARPRRP from the coding sequence ATGACCCGTCGCGGGCGGAGGGAGAGCCCGGAGCGCATCGAACTGGAGATCGCCCGGCACCTGTTCGCTTCCGTGACGGAGGAGATGGGCCAGGTCCTGATGCGCTCCGCCTTCTCCTCGAACATCAAGGAGCGGCGCGACTATTCGTGCGCCCTGTTCGATCGCCGGGGCCGCGCGATCGCCATGGGCGATCACATGCCCGTGCATCTGGGCGCCATGCCCTCGGCCGTGGCCGAAGTCCTGAGGTCCTCTCCGCCGCGGGCGGGAGAGATGGTGGCGGTGAACGATCCGTTCCGCGGAGGAACGCATCTTCCCGATTTAACACTGGTGGCCCCTTATCCCCTCGATGCTTCGCGCCCGCGCTTCTATGTGGCGAACCGTGCCCATCACAGCGACGTGGGAGGCATGTCCCCGGGCTCGATGCCGGCGGGGGCCCGGGAGATCTTCCAGGAGGGGGTGATCGTCCCGCCCATCCGCCTGGTGAAGCGCGGCCGGCTCGATCCCGATCTCCTCGCGATGTTCCTGGCCAACGTTCGCACTCCACGGGAGCGGGAGGGAGACCTGCGCGCCCAGCTTGCCTCGAATCGGGCCGGCGCGCTGCGTCTGGCCGAAATGGAGGAGCGCGAGGGGACCCGCCGCGTGAACCGCTGGGCCGCGGCCCAAATCCGTTACGCCGCGCGCCTCGTCGTCGCCTTTCTCCGGCGGATTCCGGACGGCACCTACCGGGCCTCCGAATGGCTGGAAGGAGACGGCGTGAGCCAGCGGCCGATCCGCCTGAAGGTCGCGCTGTCGGCGCGCGCGGGACGGATTCGCTTCGATTTCGCGGGGACCGATCCGGAGACCGCCGGAAACGTGAACGCCGTGGAATCGATCACTCGATCGGCCGTTTACTACGTCTTGCGCTGTCTCGTGCCCGAGGAGATCCCCTTCAATGCGGGGTGCTTCGAGGCCGTGGAGGTCCGAATTCCGCCCGGCACGGTGCTCTCCGCGCGCCGCCCCGCGGCCGTAGCAGGGGGGAACGTCGAGACCTCTCAGCGAGCGGTGGACCTGCTTCTCGCCGCCCTCGCCCAGGCGCTGCCGGGCCGCATCCCGGCCCAAAGCTGCGGCACTATGACGAACCTGACGCTGGGGGGCCGGGACCCGGCGAATGGCTCGCCGTTCACTTACTACGAGACGATCGCCGGCGGGATGGGGGCTTCGAAGTCGTCCCCGGGAATGTCGGGTGTCCATACTCACATGACCAACTCCCTGAACACCCCGATCGAGGCGATGGAGCAAGAGTACCCCCTGCAGGTCGTGACCTACCGGGTCCGGCGGGGATCCGGGGGAGCCGGGAAGAGGCGGGGGGGAGACGGAGTCGTCCGCGAGATCCGCTTTCTGGCTGCCGGCCGGGGGGCGCTGCTGGCCGAGCGGCATCGGATTCCTCCGAAGGGCTCCGCCGGGGGCCGGCCGGGCAAGCCGGGGGGCGCCTGGAGGATAGGCGGCCGAAGCCGGCGTCTGGGGTCCAAGGTGAGCTTCGAGCTGCGACCCGGTGAATCGATCCGGGTCGAGACTCCCGGGGGAGGGGGATGGGGCCGCGCGCGGCCCCGCCGGCCTTGA
- a CDS encoding ABC transporter permease, protein MVEFLIRALEHVGGLGLLVRDTFRQGLRRPREWRICIEQLHHLGVGSAPIVLTTALFTGMVLALQTAASWVAFGKFLIGDVVALSIVRELGPVLSALMIGGRVGAGITAEIGSMKVTEQVDAIRALAADPVKKLVFPKVLATLIMLPILTILANFVGILGGLLIASSELNQTSEFYLKHVRSALEVHDIFSGIGKTFFFALFISAIACYNGLRATGGADGVGRATTQTVVAASISVLVSDFFLTKLFLMF, encoded by the coding sequence TTGGTCGAATTCCTGATCCGAGCCTTGGAACACGTCGGGGGACTAGGGCTGCTCGTCAGGGACACCTTCCGCCAGGGACTTCGCCGCCCTCGCGAATGGCGGATCTGTATCGAGCAATTGCATCATCTCGGAGTCGGCTCGGCGCCGATCGTCCTCACGACCGCGCTGTTCACGGGGATGGTCCTGGCGTTGCAGACCGCCGCCTCATGGGTGGCGTTCGGGAAGTTCCTGATCGGGGACGTCGTGGCGTTGTCGATCGTGCGGGAGCTCGGGCCCGTGCTGTCGGCATTGATGATCGGAGGCAGAGTCGGAGCGGGGATCACCGCCGAAATCGGCAGCATGAAGGTCACGGAGCAGGTGGACGCCATTCGCGCCCTGGCCGCGGACCCCGTCAAGAAGCTGGTCTTCCCCAAGGTCCTGGCCACGCTGATCATGCTTCCGATCCTCACCATCCTGGCGAACTTCGTGGGGATTCTGGGGGGCCTGCTCATCGCAAGCAGCGAGCTGAACCAAACTTCGGAGTTCTACTTGAAGCACGTGCGCTCGGCCCTCGAGGTGCATGACATTTTCAGCGGCATCGGCAAGACTTTCTTCTTCGCGCTCTTCATCTCCGCCATCGCCTGCTACAACGGCTTGAGAGCCACGGGAGGCGCGGACGGGGTGGGCCGGGCGACCACGCAGACGGTGGTCGCCGCGTCGATCTCCGTCTTGGTGTCGGATTTCTTTCTCACGAAGCTGTTCCTGATGTTCTAG
- a CDS encoding class I SAM-dependent methyltransferase gives MSRCWLCGSERSREFLPSTVEGEIRSGDLRISDSHYGRTARIVECQACGFRFADPLPSSELVRLYAELEDPDYSAGSEGRIRPFRRILRRCLRMAPGARTVLDVGAGIGLLCRAARELGLDATGVEPSSWAVKIASAREGVELLQGSYPHPALQGRRFDILTLIDVIEHVTDPLGLLRNLAAALNPGGILVVTTPDSSSLAARLLGRRWWHYRVAHVCYFNRKTMRSALQSARLSLERQERYTWYFSVGYVAERLERYLPVGPLRRKLSAASWGRSIFSWTVPVNLHDSMTYYSRKIGEGPQR, from the coding sequence GTGAGCAGGTGCTGGCTTTGCGGATCGGAGCGCTCGAGGGAGTTCCTTCCCTCCACGGTGGAAGGCGAGATCCGCAGCGGCGATCTCAGGATATCGGACTCGCATTACGGAAGGACCGCCCGGATCGTCGAATGCCAGGCCTGCGGCTTCCGTTTCGCGGATCCGCTTCCCAGCTCGGAGCTCGTCCGCCTCTATGCGGAATTGGAGGATCCGGATTACAGCGCGGGAAGCGAGGGACGGATTCGTCCGTTCAGGCGCATCCTGAGGCGTTGTCTCAGGATGGCGCCCGGAGCCCGTACCGTTCTGGACGTGGGCGCGGGGATCGGCCTGCTGTGCCGCGCGGCCCGAGAGCTGGGCCTGGACGCCACCGGGGTCGAGCCGAGCTCCTGGGCCGTGAAAATCGCCTCTGCCCGCGAGGGCGTGGAGCTTCTGCAGGGGTCCTATCCGCACCCCGCGCTGCAGGGGCGTCGTTTCGACATCCTCACCCTCATCGACGTTATCGAGCATGTCACCGATCCCCTCGGGCTTCTCCGGAATTTGGCGGCGGCGCTGAACCCCGGCGGCATCTTGGTGGTGACCACGCCCGATTCCTCGAGTCTGGCTGCCCGCCTGCTCGGCCGGAGGTGGTGGCACTATCGAGTCGCGCACGTCTGCTACTTCAACCGCAAGACGATGCGCTCGGCGCTGCAAAGCGCGCGGCTGTCCTTGGAGCGCCAGGAGCGTTACACGTGGTACTTTTCGGTCGGCTACGTGGCGGAGCGTCTGGAGCGTTATCTGCCGGTGGGCCCGTTGCGCCGGAAGCTCTCGGCCGCGTCGTGGGGAAGATCGATCTTCTCGTGGACCGTCCCGGTCAACCTTCATGATTCGATGACCTACTATTCCCGGAAGATTGGGGAGGGGCCTCAGCGATGA
- a CDS encoding ABC transporter ATP-binding protein, which translates to MEATFIDYEDLHKSFGAKTVLRGVNLRVREAETMVILGGSGSGKSVLLRHTIGLMSPDRGRVLVEGTDLSGLSEEALVPVRKKIGMLFQGGALFDSMDVFENVAYALREHTDLSEEQIAERVREKLALVELEPSVERLMPSDLSGGMRKRVALARSIALEPRGILYDEPTTGLDPLTAHAINLMIRSLQRTLQVTSIVVTHDIASAYQVGDRIAFLDEGQMAFVGSVEEARSSRDARLRSFLTGGGEQELA; encoded by the coding sequence ATGGAAGCAACGTTCATCGATTACGAGGACCTTCACAAGAGCTTCGGAGCCAAGACCGTGCTGCGCGGCGTGAACCTGCGCGTGCGGGAGGCCGAGACCATGGTGATTCTCGGCGGCAGCGGCTCGGGCAAATCGGTTTTGCTCCGTCATACGATCGGGTTGATGTCGCCCGACCGGGGAAGGGTCCTGGTCGAGGGAACCGATCTCAGCGGGCTCAGCGAGGAGGCCCTCGTGCCCGTCCGGAAGAAGATCGGAATGCTCTTCCAGGGCGGGGCGCTCTTCGACTCGATGGACGTCTTCGAGAACGTCGCCTACGCGCTTCGGGAGCATACCGACTTGTCGGAGGAGCAGATCGCCGAGCGGGTCCGCGAGAAGCTCGCCCTCGTGGAGCTCGAGCCCTCGGTGGAAAGGCTGATGCCCAGCGATCTCTCCGGGGGGATGCGCAAGCGCGTGGCCCTGGCCCGATCGATCGCCCTGGAGCCGCGGGGCATCCTCTACGACGAGCCGACGACGGGCCTCGATCCCCTGACGGCCCACGCCATCAACCTGATGATCCGAAGCCTCCAGCGGACGCTCCAGGTGACGTCGATCGTCGTGACCCACGACATCGCCAGCGCCTATCAGGTCGGGGATCGGATCGCCTTTCTCGACGAGGGACAGATGGCGTTCGTGGGCAGCGTCGAAGAGGCCCGGAGTTCCCGGGACGCGCGCCTGAGGAGCTTCCTGACGGGCGGAGGGGAGCAGGAGCTTGCCTAG